In Desulfocurvus vexinensis DSM 17965, the DNA window GAAGGCACCGCAGGCGTGTTCATGCGCGCGCGCGAATCCAGGCCGAGCAGGTCCTGCGCGGGCAGCACGGCCAGGCGCGCGGGGGACATGAGCGCCAGGCGGACCATGGCCCAGGCCGCGTCGTCGCGGGCGGGCATGTGGCCGAGGTAGTCGGCCAGGGCCGCACGCCCGGCGTCGCCCAGCTCGTCCAGGAACCAGCCCAGGCTGGTGTTGTTGTCGTGGGTGCCGGTGTAGGCCACGCTGGCGCGGCAGTGGTTGTGCAGGGCGTTGGTACTTTCCCCGGCGTCGGGCCCCAGGCCGAACTGGAGCACGCGCATCCCGGGCAGGCCGAAGTCCTCGCGCAGGGCGATCACGTCGTCGGTGATGAGCCCCAGGTCCTCGGCCAGCAGGGGCAGCTCCGGGAAGCGGGCCCGGGCCGCGCGCAGGAACTCCGCCCCCGGCCCCGGCACCCACCAGCCGCCCTGGGCCGTGGCCTCGTGGGGCGGCACCACCCAGTAGGCGGCCAGGGCCCGGAAGTGGTCCAGGCGCACCAGGTCGGCCCAGGCCAGGTTGTGGCCCAGGCGCGAGAGCCACCAGGAGTAGCCGTCCTTGGCCTGGGCCTCCCAGTCGTAGACCGGGTTGCCCCACAGCTGCCCGGTGGCGCTGAAGTAGTCCGGCGGCACCCCGGCGACCACCGTGGGCCGCAACTCCGGGTCGAGCTGGAAGCAGTGCGGGTGGGCCCAGACATCGGCGCTGTCCAGGCAGGGGTAGAAGGGCAGGTCGCCGATGATGCCCACCCCGCGCGCGGCGCAGTGGCGCCGCAGGGCGGCCCATTGGCTGAAGAACAGGTACTGGGTGAAGCGCACGGCGTCCAGGGCCGGGGCCTCGTCGCGGCGCAGGGCGGCCAGGGCGCCAGGCTCGCGCCGCCGCAGGGCTTCGGGCCAGGCGGTCCAGGGCGCGCCGCCCTGGCGCGCCTTGAGCACGGTGAAGCAGGCGTAGTCGTCCAGCCAGGCGGGGCCGTGGGTGGCCACGAAGCGGGCGAAGCCCTGGTGGGCGCCCAGGCGGGGCCGGGCCCGCTCGAAAGCCAGGGCCAGCAGGGCCTCGCGGTGGGCCTGCACGGCCTCGAAGTCCACGCGGTCGCCGCCGTCTGGCGCGGGGCCGCCCAGGTCGGCCAGGCGCAGCCAGCCCTCGGCGGCCAGGGCCTCGGGGCTGATGAGCAGCGGGTTGCCTGCGAACAGCGACGGGCTGCTGTAGGGCGAGCTGCCCATGACCGCCTCGGTGGGGTTCAGCGGCAGGATCTGCCACCAGCGCTGCCCGCTGGCGTGCAGGAAGTCCACGAACTCGCGGGCCGCCGAGCCCATATCGCCGATGCCGTAGGCCGAGGGCAGGCTGGTGACGTGCAGCAGCACGCCCGAGGCGCGGGGGCGGGGTGCGGGCGCCACGGCCTAGCCCTCGTGCCGGAAATACAGCGCGCCCAGGGGCGGCAGGTGGATGGCCAGGCTGTGCGCGCGGCCATGGGCCGTCACGGGCTCGGCCACCAGCCCGCCGAGGTTGCCCCGGCCCGTGCCGCCGTATTCCCCGGCGTCGGAGTTGAGCACCTCGCGCCAGAAGCCCGGGGCGGGCACGCCCAGGCGATAGCCCTCGCGCGCCACGGGCGTGCAGTTGAACACGCACAGCACCTGCGCCGCGCCTTCGCCCGGGGCGGCGCGGCGCACGAAGCCCACCACCCCGGCCTCGGCGTCGCTGCAATCCATCCACTCGAAGCCCTGGGGCTCGAAGTCCACGGCGTGCAGGGCGCGCTCGGCGCGGTAGACGTGGTTCAGGGCGCGCACGAAGTCCCACACGCCCCTGTGGGCGGGCACGTCCATGAGGTGCCATTCCAGCTCGGCGTCGTGGTTCCACTCCGGCACCTGGGCCAGCTCCGCGCCCATGAACAGCAGTTTCTTGCCCGGGTGGGCGTACATGAAGGCCAGGAGCAGGCGCAGGCCCGCGCATTTGGCCCACTGGTCCCCGGGCATGCGCCCGTAGAGCGAGCCCTTGCCGTGGACCACCTCGTCGTGGGACAGGGGCAGGGTGAAATTCTCGTGGAAGGCGTACCAGATGCCGAAGGTCAGCTTGTTGTGGTGGTACTTGCGGAACACCGGGTCCTGCCCGAAGTAGGCCAGGGTGTCGTGCATCCAGCCCATGTTCCACTTCAGCCCGAAGCCCAGGCCGCCGAGCCAGGTGGGCCGCGAGACCATGGGCCAGGCCGTGGACTCCTCGGCCACGGTCTGCACGTCGGGGTACTCGCGGTACACGGCCTCGTTCAGGTCGCGCAAAAAGCCGATGGCCTCAAGGTTTTCGCGCCCGCCGAACTCGTTGGGCACCCACTGGCCGGGCTCGCGCGAGTAGTCCAGGTAGAGCATGGAGGCCACGGCGTCCACGCGCAGGCCGTCGGCGTGATAGCGGTCCAGCCAGAACAGCGCGCTGGAGACCAGGAACGAGCGCACCTCGTGGCGCCCGTAGTTGAAGATGGAGGAGTTCCAGTCGGGGTGCCAGCCCTGGCGCGGGTCGGCGTGCTCGAACAGGTGCGTGCCGTCGAAGCGCCACAGGCCGTGCGGGTCGGCCGGGAAATGCGAGGGCACCCAGTCCAGGATCACGCCGATGCCCTCGCGGTGCAGGGCGTTGACCAGATTCATGAACTGCTGGGGCGAGCCGTAGCGGCTGGAGGGCGCGAAGTAGCCCGTGGTCTGGTAGCCCCAGGAGCCGAAGAAGGGGTGCTCCATCACCGGCAGGAATTCCACGTGGGTGAAGCCCAGGGCCTTGAGGTAGCCGGGCAGCTGCCCGGCCAGCTGGTCGTAGTGCAGCGAGCGCCAGCCGTCGCCGTGCTCGCGCCGCCAGGAGCCCAGGTGCATCTCGTACACGCTCATGGGCGCGTCCAGGGCGTTGGCCCGGCCCCGGGTGGCCATCCACTCCCCGTCGCTCCAGCCGTAGTCCAGGTCCCAGACCACCGAGGCCGTGGCGGGCGGCGACTCCCAGAGCAGCGCGAAGGGGTCGCCCTTTTCCAGGCACACGTCGCCCGAGGCGCCCTCGATGCGGTATTTGTACTGCGCGCCCCGGCCCACCCCGGGCACGAAGCCCTCCCAGATGCCCGAGCCGTCCAGGCGCGCGGCCAGGGGCAGGGTCGGGCCCCAGGCGTTGAAGTCGCCCGCAACGCCCACGGCCCGCGCGCTGGGCGCCCAGACGGCGAAATGCGTCCCGGCCTGCCCGCCGACCTCGCGCAGGTGCGCGCCGAGCTTCTCGTAGAGCCGGAAATGCCGCCCCTGGCGGAAAAGATAGATGTCGTGGTCCGTCAGGGTGCTGACCCCATGGACCACCTGGTGCGCGCTCACGGTCACGGCCTCCTCGGCGCCAAAAGCGCCAGGATGCAACGCTACCCCGGCGCGGGCGCGAAGTCCAGCAGGCCCGGGAGGCTACAGGGTGGCCAGCAGCTTGCGCGCGCCTTCGTGGCCGGGGTCCAGCTCCAGGGTGCGGCGCATGAAGCGCGCGGCGTCCTGGGGGTTGCGGCCGTTGGCGCACATCACGCCCATGTTGAAGGACAGGGTTGGCGAATCGGCCCCGAAGTCCGGCGCGAGCTTGAGCACGCGCTCCAGGGCGCGCATGGCCTCGGTGTGGCGCCCGCCCTCGGTGTAGGCCACGGCGGTGTTGAAATACAGGTTCTCGTCGTCGGGGGAGATCTTCAGGGCCTGGCCATACTCGGACACGGCGTCCTGCCAGCGGCCCTGGCGGCGCAGGGCGATGCCCAGGCGGTTGAAGGTCTCGATGTCGGACTTGCGCAGCTGCCCGCCCTTGGCGTCGATGATGGAGCGGAAGAAGCGCTCGGCGGTGGCCGGGGCCTTGTCCAGGCACTTCTCGGCGATGCTGCGCTTGACCTCCTCGATCATGGCCTGGGCTTCCTTCTTGGCGTTGGCCACGGCCTGCTCGAAGAACTCCTCGGCGGCCTCGGCGTTGCCGAACTCCAGGTGGATCTCGCCCATGCTGATCTTGCGCTCCACGTTGAGCGGCGAGAGGCGATCGAGCTTTTGCAGGTAGATGAGCTGCTTCTCCAGGTCGCCCTCGTCCTTGTACAGGTCGGCCAGCTTCTTGAGCGGCTCCAGGTACAGCGCCGCGCCCTTGTGCGCCTCGGCGTAGGAGCGCTCGGCGGCGGCCACCTCGCCCTTGCCCTTGTGGGCGTCGCCGCGCAGCATCAGCGCCGCCGCGCTGCCGGGCTTGAGCTTCAGGATCTTGTCCGACAGGGCCACGGCCTCGTCGTACATGCCCTTGGCCAGGTAGCCCTTGGCCGTGTCGATGAATTGCCCGATCTTGCCCTGGGGCTTGATGGTGAAGGCGATCTTCTCGATGAGCGTGTCCATGGACACGGGCTTGGTGATGAAGTTGCCCACCCCGATCTCGTGCAGCAGGATGAGCACCTGGCGCTCCACCTCCGAGGTCAGCACCACGATGTACATGTCCTCGTACATCGCCTTCAGGGTACGCACGAAGGACAGTGTGTTGCGGTTGTCCAGCACGCGCTCGATGAGCAGCAGGATCTTCTTATCCTTGAAATACGGCGTCTTGATCTCGGAGATGAACTTGTGTTCCTCGGGCAGGGCGCGGATGCGGTCCGTGCCGATGACCAGTTCCTTGTTCAAGGTCTGGCGGTACATCTTGAGGAACACCTGGTCGTGGCTGATAGCAAAGAAGCAGCCGTTCTCCTTGGCCACGAAATCTACGATGGTCTTCTCGTACTGCCGAAACCGCGCCCTGTTCTGCTCTGTTGCCACTGGTCGTGTGCTCCTGCTTGTGGGGTGCGCA includes these proteins:
- the malQ gene encoding 4-alpha-glucanotransferase, encoding MAPAPRPRASGVLLHVTSLPSAYGIGDMGSAAREFVDFLHASGQRWWQILPLNPTEAVMGSSPYSSPSLFAGNPLLISPEALAAEGWLRLADLGGPAPDGGDRVDFEAVQAHREALLALAFERARPRLGAHQGFARFVATHGPAWLDDYACFTVLKARQGGAPWTAWPEALRRREPGALAALRRDEAPALDAVRFTQYLFFSQWAALRRHCAARGVGIIGDLPFYPCLDSADVWAHPHCFQLDPELRPTVVAGVPPDYFSATGQLWGNPVYDWEAQAKDGYSWWLSRLGHNLAWADLVRLDHFRALAAYWVVPPHEATAQGGWWVPGPGAEFLRAARARFPELPLLAEDLGLITDDVIALREDFGLPGMRVLQFGLGPDAGESTNALHNHCRASVAYTGTHDNNTSLGWFLDELGDAGRAALADYLGHMPARDDAAWAMVRLALMSPARLAVLPAQDLLGLDSRARMNTPAVPSGNWAWRLGPRDLTPALAQRLRHLCRLYGRA
- the glgB gene encoding 1,4-alpha-glucan branching protein GlgB; the encoded protein is MSAHQVVHGVSTLTDHDIYLFRQGRHFRLYEKLGAHLREVGGQAGTHFAVWAPSARAVGVAGDFNAWGPTLPLAARLDGSGIWEGFVPGVGRGAQYKYRIEGASGDVCLEKGDPFALLWESPPATASVVWDLDYGWSDGEWMATRGRANALDAPMSVYEMHLGSWRREHGDGWRSLHYDQLAGQLPGYLKALGFTHVEFLPVMEHPFFGSWGYQTTGYFAPSSRYGSPQQFMNLVNALHREGIGVILDWVPSHFPADPHGLWRFDGTHLFEHADPRQGWHPDWNSSIFNYGRHEVRSFLVSSALFWLDRYHADGLRVDAVASMLYLDYSREPGQWVPNEFGGRENLEAIGFLRDLNEAVYREYPDVQTVAEESTAWPMVSRPTWLGGLGFGLKWNMGWMHDTLAYFGQDPVFRKYHHNKLTFGIWYAFHENFTLPLSHDEVVHGKGSLYGRMPGDQWAKCAGLRLLLAFMYAHPGKKLLFMGAELAQVPEWNHDAELEWHLMDVPAHRGVWDFVRALNHVYRAERALHAVDFEPQGFEWMDCSDAEAGVVGFVRRAAPGEGAAQVLCVFNCTPVAREGYRLGVPAPGFWREVLNSDAGEYGGTGRGNLGGLVAEPVTAHGRAHSLAIHLPPLGALYFRHEG
- a CDS encoding tetratricopeptide repeat protein, whose translation is MATEQNRARFRQYEKTIVDFVAKENGCFFAISHDQVFLKMYRQTLNKELVIGTDRIRALPEEHKFISEIKTPYFKDKKILLLIERVLDNRNTLSFVRTLKAMYEDMYIVVLTSEVERQVLILLHEIGVGNFITKPVSMDTLIEKIAFTIKPQGKIGQFIDTAKGYLAKGMYDEAVALSDKILKLKPGSAAALMLRGDAHKGKGEVAAAERSYAEAHKGAALYLEPLKKLADLYKDEGDLEKQLIYLQKLDRLSPLNVERKISMGEIHLEFGNAEAAEEFFEQAVANAKKEAQAMIEEVKRSIAEKCLDKAPATAERFFRSIIDAKGGQLRKSDIETFNRLGIALRRQGRWQDAVSEYGQALKISPDDENLYFNTAVAYTEGGRHTEAMRALERVLKLAPDFGADSPTLSFNMGVMCANGRNPQDAARFMRRTLELDPGHEGARKLLATL